A segment of the Robbsia sp. KACC 23696 genome:
GTCCGATCGCATCGGCGCGAAGCGTGTCTTCGGCGCCGCAATGGGCGTCTGGTCGTTGTTCTGCGGTGCCACTGCACTGGCGACGGGACTGGGTTCGCTACTGGTGCTGCGCGTGCTTTTCGGGATGGGTGAAGGACCGTTCAGCTCGTCGAATAACAAGATGGTCAACAACTGGTTTCCGCATCGCGAAGCCACCAGTGCCGTCGGCGTGATCAGTTCGGGCACGCCGTTGGGCGGCGCGATCGCCGGCCCCGTCATTGGTCTGTTCGTGCTGCAATGGGGATGGCGCTGGGCGTTTGTCGGCACGATGGTGCTGGGTCTGATCTGGCTGGTTTTCTGGGTCGCCACCACGACCGAACTGCCGCGTGACAACAAGCGAATCACCGCCGAAGAACTGGCCTTGATCGAGGAAGGTCGTGCGCAGGCCGACACGGTACTCGGTGGCGACGCGGGGCGGCATGCCGGCCTCGGCTTCTACCTGAAGCAGCCAATCGTGCTCGCCACTGCAATCGCTTTCTTTTCCTATAACTACGTGCTGTTTTTCTTTCTGTCCTGGTTCCCGACTTATCTAACCGAGGTGCACCATCTGCCGTTGAAACAGATGAGCCTGGTGACGGTGATTCCCTGGCTGCTCGGCAGCATCGGTTTGGCGGCGGGCGGCTTTCTGACGGATATGATCCTGCGCGTCACCGGCGATCCCTTGCAGTCGCGCCGTTGGGTCCTGGCGATTTGCCTCGGCATGTCGGCGCTGTGCGTCGGCTTTGCCGGTCGGGTCGACAGCACCACCGGGGCGGTTGCCTTGATGTCCGTCTCGATTTTCTTCCTCTACGTGACCGGCGCTGTGTATTGGGGCGTCATTCACGATGTGGTCCGGCGCGAGAACGTCGGCGGGGTAGGGGGCTTCATCCACTTGCTGGCGAATCTCGCGGGCGTCATCGGGCCGGCGCTGACCGGCTTTATCGTCCAGTGGATGAATGGCAGCTATGTCAGCGCCTTCGTGCTCGCGGGTGTGATTGCCTTGATCGGAGCGGTGTGTTCATGGCTGTTCATCCGCCCGGACGCCAGCCACAAGGTGGCCAAAAAGGGCGTGGTACTATCGTGACGCCAGAAATGACCGTCCCGATGCCGTGCCGTCCACTCCCACGCCGCCTTCGTCTCCCGCTGGGAGCCCTCGCCAGTCCCCGTCCCGCGCGTCCTCGCGCGATGCGTCGCGGGTCGGCAAGCGCGC
Coding sequences within it:
- a CDS encoding MFS transporter, with amino-acid sequence MFRSQRWYVVGMLFIAGVINYLDRSALSITAPLIQKDLHFTHAEMGIVFSSFFVGYALFNFVGGVLSDRIGAKRVFGAAMGVWSLFCGATALATGLGSLLVLRVLFGMGEGPFSSSNNKMVNNWFPHREATSAVGVISSGTPLGGAIAGPVIGLFVLQWGWRWAFVGTMVLGLIWLVFWVATTTELPRDNKRITAEELALIEEGRAQADTVLGGDAGRHAGLGFYLKQPIVLATAIAFFSYNYVLFFFLSWFPTYLTEVHHLPLKQMSLVTVIPWLLGSIGLAAGGFLTDMILRVTGDPLQSRRWVLAICLGMSALCVGFAGRVDSTTGAVALMSVSIFFLYVTGAVYWGVIHDVVRRENVGGVGGFIHLLANLAGVIGPALTGFIVQWMNGSYVSAFVLAGVIALIGAVCSWLFIRPDASHKVAKKGVVLS